A part of Methanohalobium evestigatum Z-7303 genomic DNA contains:
- a CDS encoding DUF167 domain-containing protein produces the protein MSLEDAVRKSDNLVVIDISVTPNSKTINVPDNYNQWRNRIEVKLTQKAESGKANNQLIENFSEFFGVNKSSIKITSGEKSSQKSVSVKGLSYDDAVSILKSGLNDLNDL, from the coding sequence ATGTCACTTGAAGACGCTGTAAGAAAATCAGATAATTTAGTTGTTATTGATATATCTGTGACACCCAATTCTAAAACCATTAATGTACCTGATAATTACAACCAGTGGCGAAACCGCATAGAAGTAAAACTCACCCAGAAGGCGGAGAGTGGGAAAGCTAATAATCAGTTAATTGAAAACTTTTCAGAATTTTTCGGTGTTAATAAATCAAGTATAAAAATTACTAGTGGCGAAAAAAGCAGTCAGAAATCGGTTAGTGTCAAAGGGTTAAGTTATGATGATGCTGTATCAATACTCAAATCAGGGTTAAATGATTTAAATGATTTGTAA